Below is a window of Thermomicrobiales bacterium DNA.
GTCACGCGCTGAAGAATGCGCTGATCCCGGTGATCACGATCTTCGGCCTGGAGTTCGGCACACTCCTCGGCGGCGCGGTCATCACCGAGACGGTGTTCTCGTGGCCTGGCATTGGGCGCATGATCATCCTGGCGATCCAGCAGCGCGATTTTCCGGTTGTTGTTGGGGCCGTGACAGTTGTTGCTGTGATCTTCGTCTTCCTGAACCTGATCGTTGACCTGCTGTACGGCGTCATCGATCCGCGGGTCCGGTACGGCTGATCGACGAGGGGTAGGGGATTCGATGGACCAGACCGCAACCGGCGCGGAACAAACCCTCGCCGCAGAGTCACAACGTTCGACCAAGCGCAAGACGCCCCGGATCATCCGGAGCCTGCTGCAGAACAAGCTGGCGCTCTTCGGTGTCGTCATGCTCTTCCTGATCGTCGTCGCTGCCGTCGGCGCACCAGTCCTTGCGCCGCATAACCCGCGCGCTGGCGTGCTGATCGATAGCAAGAAGCCGCCTGTCTGGGCGGCGAACGGTAGCTCGGAATATCTCCTCGGCACCGATGCACTGGGTCGCGATGTGCTCTCGCGTGTGCTGTATGGTGCGCGCATCTCGCTCATCGTCGGCATCGTCGCCGTTGTGATCGCGGGCGTCATCGGTATCGCACTCGGCCTGATCTCCGGCTTTTACGGTGGCAAGGTCGACGACATCATCATGCGCTTCGCCGATATTCAGCTCGCGGTGCCATTCATCCTGCTCGCGATCGCCATTCTGGCGGTGCTCGGCCAGGGCCTCGACAAGATCATCCTGACGCTGGGCATATCGGGGTGGGTCACCTACGGGCGTGTCGTTCGCGGGCAGGTGATCTCCTGGCGTGAGAAGGACTTTGTTGAGGCGGCGCGTGCGATCGGCGCGCGCAACGGCTCGATCATGTTCAAGCACATTCTGCCGAACACGTTCGCCTCGATCATCGTCATCGCCAGCTTCGCCGTTGCCAGCACGATCCTGGCTGAGGCGTCGCTCTCGTTCCTCGGCCTCGGCGTCCCGCCGGATGTGCCGACCTGGGGTGGCATGGTCGCCGCCGGCCGCGACTACATCATCACCGGCCAGTGGTGGATCTACACCTTCCCCGGCATCGCCATCATGCTGACGGTGCTCTCGATCAACGTCGTCGGCGACTGGCTGCGCGACTTCCTCGACCCACGCCTGCGGTTGTAATACCGACGCGACGTGACGAGAACGAAACGGGCTGGAGCAGCAAATGCTCCGGCCCGTTTGTGTTGCGGGATGGGACCGACTCCATTATTTCGGCACACACGTACGCGCCAGCGCTGCCCAAACGATCTGTCTCCCGTTTTCGAAATGAAGATGGATGACGCCGGATGTCCGAATTGGAAGATACAGGGCGTCCTCTATAGATAACCGTTCGCGTAAGAGCGCGGAATGTGAGAAAGGCGGGCAGTACATGGCAGACACGCCGTGTCGTGAGATTTCACGGCACCATCTGCTGATAAAGAGCAGCCGTGGTGACAGTTACCACTCCTGTCACCGCGAAGCGTCTGACCGTCCCGTATACGCTCGAACAGTAGCGGAGCGCTATCGCGGGCAACTGGCATCTATGAATCACGAACCGTATCTGCGGTCTGAAAAGAAGGGGCACAAAAATGAAGTGCCGAGCCTTTGGTGGATCAGTACGACGCGGCGCGATCACTAGCTTGTTGATCGCAACACTGTTGGCTGTCTCACTGTCACTGGCTGCTCCCGCGAAGAATGCCACGGCAAGTGGCTACAGCATCAATGCTTAAGGGGATTGTTCGCCTGGCTACCCACGGGGCGATGCCTGGCTTAACTGGTGGGGTATGGGAGGCAATCCACTAGGCAGCACGTGGGGCACGATGTTCTACAACACAGGCAGTGGTTGGACGTGGGCGACCAATGGCTATGGGAGTGACACGGGTAGCCATGGGAATGCAGTCACTCACCTGTCGAAGTCCTATCTCGCGGCTTCATGGCGAATCAACGGTGCGCACACCGCCGATTTCTTTCCGGGCACGCAGTACAGTCAGTCGTATGACTGGACGTGTTAGCAGCGTACACCGTGCTTGACGATCTCCACTTAGAAAGGGACTGACCATGACACGACAGACTGGACGCCTGATCGTGATCCTTCTCGTGACAGCGATCGGGGCGATTGCGCTGGTCGCTAGCGCGGCCGGGTCAGACGTTCTGGATATTCGTCATCCAGAGGAGCGTATCGTTTCTATGGCCGATAGCCGGGCTCCATTATCTCAAGATGAGGTGCCACTGGCTGTTCCCAGCCTTCAGTCTGGATTGGGCGAGCTTGCCTTCACGGACCAGCACGCTGGTGCCACCATCGCGACGGCAGATCAGCGTCCGGTCGGCCAGATCGTTGACCATGCGCTGGTGTCGCATGCAACCGTGCATGCTGCCTTCCCGGAGCAGTGGGTTGATGATGGCGAGATGGTCGGCTTCAACGTGCTAGCGTTCGTGCGCTATGCCACAGATGATGGCCACACTGTCGTAGTTGTGACGGCGCGTCCAACTACTGCCGTCAGAACCCATCCACTGCTCCTGGGTGATACGACAGTTGAGCTTGCCGACGGCACGTCAGCTTGGACGCTGACCGATCCATCAGAGCCAGAAACGCCAAACCAGGTGACGTTCGAGCGGAACGGTCTGCTTGTGTCGGTGGCAAGTGACCTTGGATTCGATGCATTGCGGGAGTTCGCATCACAGGTTGTTGTGAGTTAGGACCAACGTATAAGCACCTCAACCTTTACAGAGGGCGGTAGCAGTGCCGTCCTCTGTGATTCGACAGAGTTCCACATCCGCGGAATTCAGTAGTTGAACAGTCGACATCGGCTGAAGAGGTCAGCGATGGAGACGTATCGGCAATTACAGTGCACCCGATCCAATCTG
It encodes the following:
- a CDS encoding ABC transporter permease; amino-acid sequence: MDQTATGAEQTLAAESQRSTKRKTPRIIRSLLQNKLALFGVVMLFLIVVAAVGAPVLAPHNPRAGVLIDSKKPPVWAANGSSEYLLGTDALGRDVLSRVLYGARISLIVGIVAVVIAGVIGIALGLISGFYGGKVDDIIMRFADIQLAVPFILLAIAILAVLGQGLDKIILTLGISGWVTYGRVVRGQVISWREKDFVEAARAIGARNGSIMFKHILPNTFASIIVIASFAVASTILAEASLSFLGLGVPPDVPTWGGMVAAGRDYIITGQWWIYTFPGIAIMLTVLSINVVGDWLRDFLDPRLRL